Proteins encoded by one window of Xenopus tropicalis strain Nigerian chromosome 6, UCB_Xtro_10.0, whole genome shotgun sequence:
- the elovl2 gene encoding elongation of very long chain fatty acids protein 2: MEHIEKIDQEVNAFVDYLFGPRDTRTRGWLMLDSYLPTLFLTLLYFLSIWLGTKYMQNRPAFSLRGHLIVYNLVVTLLSLYMLIELILSTWEGGYNLQCQNLDSAGKADVRVAKVLWWYYFSKAIEFMDTIFFVLRKKNSQITFLHVYHHASMFNIWWCVLNWIPCGQSFFGPTLNSFIHVLMYSYYGLSVIPSMHKYLWWKRYLTQAQLVQFLLTITHTLSAAVKPCGFPFGCLMFQASYMATLVILFVNFYLKTYKKRPSKSDPNGIPALTEMRNGYHKDLINASNGIQHKKEK, from the exons GAGCACATAGAGAAAATTGATCAAGAAGTAAATGCCTTTGTGGATTATTTGTTTGGACCAAGAG ATACCAGGACTAGAGGATGGCTGATGCTGGATTCCTACCTACCAACTCTTTTCCTGACACTGCTGTATTTTCTTTCCATATGGCTGGGTACCAAATATATGCAGAATAGGCCAGCATTCTCTCTCAGGGGTCACCTTATTGTTTACAACCTTGTGGTCACATTGCTATCTTTATACATGTTAATAGAG CTTATCCTTTCAACATGGGAAGGGGGATACAATTTACAATGCCAGAACCTTGATAGTGCAGGAAAAGCTGATGTTCGG GTGGCCAAAGTGTTATGGTGGTACTATTTTTCAAAAGCTATTGAGTTCATGGACACAATTTTCTTTGTTCTACGGAAAAAGAACAGTCAAATTACATTCCTTCATGTATACCACCATGCATCTATGTTCAATATATGGTGGTGTGTACTGAACTGGATCCCATGTGGTCAAA gtttttttggaCCAACACTTAATAGCTTTATTCATGTTCTCATGTACTCATATTATGGTCTGTCAGTTATTCCATCCATGCATAAATACCTTTGGTGGAAGAGATACCTCACTCAGGCACAGCTG GTGCAGTTCCTGCTTACGATTACGCACACACTGAGTGCAGCAGTTAAACCCTGTGGGTTTCCTTTTGGGTGCCTCATGTTCCAGGCCTCATACATGGCTACTCTGGTTATTCTTTTTGTAAACTTTTACTTAAAG ACTTACAAGAAAAGACCTTCCAAATCAGATCCAAATGGAATTCCAGCCCTGACTGAAATGAGGAACGGCTATCACAAAGACTTAATAAATGCAAGCAACGGGATACAGCATAAGAAGGAGAAATAG